One window of Longimicrobium sp. genomic DNA carries:
- a CDS encoding TonB-dependent receptor, producing MTMRDTMAALLAGALLVTGGRAAAQQDEHAAAQAALQACIAAAEGGREQEARTAADRAEELFERWSKAAPRDPEPRVGMASVKSRCRIPFVEMMQKGVLIGQSNSLLEDALRLDSLHWGARFALAMNHYHTPAFLGRTGDAVRHLETLVAQQGERAEPHFALPYLFLGDLYRRQNREADARAIWERGARLFPADARFRERLAGRGEGSAAAPASGAASTQPTGDGQVSAAGRREGALTLAPVVADGGNRLDDTRSGTSLRRLDVLTTPGGTADVMHAFQTMPGATRAAEGSDLYVRGGDPAESPVFVDGARLVYPGRYESLNGAAFGILDSQVLRSAYFASGGFSVRYGDALSGVLDLETNGRPEARVVRLNGNTVQLGTAVDLPLGRRAGAWGSLRMTDASLLLALHGREKEFAEAPGSLEGMLGAVWTPRAGTELRLTAMADGDHAAREVDAYGWRGPFRSEGMNRLVALSGRTVSADGAWGLRGSLSAAVRENGYRYGVLDRERTDRGLRGRVEGDLAWGGGRLRAGAEAAWMDARQEGAVPTTDRLAPGSPARETLETADAWHAGAFVEAERPLGSSVALVAGVRADHLPGEGAWTMDPRLGLAVRADEWTLRLAGGLFHQGRWRTRYAVPDAGSPSGTPTEAAHLVVGAERGGEPSLKVEAFWKEYGAYQESGAGPRVVGGRAAGVDAMVRWSRQRRLNGWITYSFLDGRVELEDGREAPSAVDVRHTLTGVARLSVVDNWEVGSTLRLSSGRPFTEVVGPAADGGPVYGAPNGARLPSYARLDGRVTRYIPMRAGVGVVYLEMLNLLDRGNVQGYTYGAGYAERRPVPAFFADRTLVLGLGLTL from the coding sequence ATGACGATGCGCGATACGATGGCGGCGCTGCTCGCGGGGGCGCTGCTGGTGACGGGCGGCCGGGCGGCCGCGCAGCAGGACGAGCACGCGGCGGCCCAGGCGGCGCTGCAGGCGTGCATCGCGGCGGCCGAGGGCGGGCGCGAGCAGGAGGCGCGCACGGCGGCCGACCGCGCGGAGGAGCTGTTCGAGCGGTGGTCGAAGGCCGCCCCGCGCGACCCCGAGCCGCGGGTGGGGATGGCGAGCGTGAAGTCGCGCTGCCGCATCCCGTTCGTGGAGATGATGCAGAAGGGCGTGCTGATCGGGCAGTCGAACTCCCTGCTGGAGGACGCGCTCCGGCTCGACTCGCTGCACTGGGGCGCGCGCTTCGCCCTGGCGATGAACCACTACCACACGCCCGCCTTCCTGGGCCGCACCGGCGACGCCGTCCGCCACCTGGAGACGCTGGTGGCGCAGCAGGGCGAGCGCGCCGAGCCGCACTTCGCGCTCCCCTACCTCTTCCTGGGCGACCTCTACAGGCGGCAGAACAGGGAAGCCGACGCGCGGGCGATCTGGGAGCGCGGCGCCCGCCTCTTCCCCGCCGACGCGCGCTTCCGCGAGCGGCTGGCCGGGCGCGGCGAGGGGTCGGCGGCGGCGCCCGCGTCCGGCGCTGCGTCCACGCAGCCGACCGGCGACGGACAGGTGAGCGCGGCGGGGCGGCGCGAGGGAGCGCTGACGCTGGCGCCGGTGGTGGCCGACGGCGGCAACCGGCTGGACGACACCCGCAGCGGCACCTCGCTGCGCCGGCTGGACGTGCTCACCACGCCCGGCGGCACGGCGGACGTGATGCACGCCTTCCAGACCATGCCCGGCGCCACCCGCGCCGCCGAGGGGAGCGACCTGTACGTGCGCGGCGGCGACCCGGCCGAATCTCCCGTGTTCGTGGACGGCGCGCGGCTGGTGTACCCGGGGCGCTACGAGTCGCTGAACGGGGCCGCCTTCGGCATCCTGGACTCGCAGGTGCTCCGCAGCGCCTACTTCGCCAGCGGCGGCTTCTCGGTGCGCTACGGCGACGCGCTCTCGGGCGTGCTGGACCTGGAGACCAACGGCCGCCCCGAGGCGCGCGTGGTGCGCCTGAACGGCAACACGGTTCAGCTGGGCACGGCGGTGGACCTCCCGCTCGGCCGCCGGGCGGGCGCGTGGGGGAGCCTGCGGATGACCGACGCCTCGCTGCTCCTGGCGCTGCACGGCCGCGAGAAGGAGTTCGCCGAGGCGCCGGGGTCGCTGGAGGGGATGCTGGGCGCGGTGTGGACGCCGCGCGCGGGGACGGAGCTGCGCCTCACGGCGATGGCCGACGGCGACCACGCGGCGCGCGAGGTGGACGCGTACGGCTGGCGGGGCCCCTTCCGCAGCGAGGGGATGAACCGCCTGGTGGCGCTCTCCGGGCGCACCGTCTCCGCGGACGGCGCGTGGGGGCTGCGCGGCTCGCTCTCGGCGGCGGTGCGCGAGAACGGCTACCGCTACGGCGTGCTGGACCGCGAGCGGACCGACCGTGGGCTCCGCGGGCGGGTGGAGGGCGACCTGGCCTGGGGCGGCGGGCGGCTCCGCGCGGGCGCCGAGGCCGCCTGGATGGACGCGCGCCAGGAGGGCGCCGTGCCCACGACGGACCGCCTGGCGCCGGGCTCGCCCGCGCGCGAGACGCTGGAGACGGCCGACGCCTGGCACGCGGGCGCCTTCGTGGAGGCGGAGCGGCCGCTGGGCTCGTCCGTCGCGCTGGTGGCCGGCGTGCGCGCCGACCACCTGCCGGGCGAGGGGGCGTGGACGATGGACCCGCGGCTGGGGCTGGCGGTGCGCGCCGACGAGTGGACGCTGCGGCTGGCGGGCGGCCTCTTCCACCAGGGGCGCTGGCGCACGCGCTACGCCGTACCCGACGCGGGCTCGCCCTCGGGGACGCCGACGGAGGCCGCGCACCTGGTGGTGGGCGCCGAGCGCGGCGGCGAGCCGTCGCTCAAGGTGGAGGCGTTCTGGAAGGAGTACGGCGCCTACCAGGAGTCCGGCGCCGGGCCGCGGGTGGTGGGCGGGCGCGCGGCGGGCGTGGACGCCATGGTGCGCTGGTCGCGGCAGCGGCGGCTGAACGGGTGGATCACCTACTCGTTCCTGGACGGGCGCGTGGAACTGGAGGACGGGCGCGAGGCGCCTTCGGCGGTGGACGTGCGGCACACGCTCACCGGCGTCGCGCGGCTCTCCGTCGTCGACAACTGGGAGGTGGGGAGCACGCTCAGGCTCTCGAGCGGGCGGCCGTTCACGGAAGTCGTCGGGCCGGCGGCGGACGGAGGCCCCGTCTACGGGGCGCCGAACGGGGCGCGGCTGCCGTCGTACGCGCGGCTGGACGGGCGGGTGACGCGCTACATCCCCATGCGCGCCGGGGTGGGGGTGGTGTACCTGGAGATGCTGAACCTGCTGGACAGGGGGAACGTGCAGGGCTATACCTACGGCGCCGGGTACGCCGAGCGCCGCCCGGTCCCCGCCTTCTTCGCCGACCGCACCCTGGTGCTGGGCCTGGGGCTGACCCTGTGA